One genomic window of Thermococcus sp. Bubb.Bath includes the following:
- a CDS encoding glycosyltransferase family 4 protein, with protein MRVLMLAPYFPPEGGGLERYALSMARELGGEHEVRVLAMSRKRSGVETLSRVIQVERIKAGFVLSNTPLSVRFLLKALSIARSWRPELIVAHTPVPYAADVAALVSRLFNIPLVIVYHTVGLEKGSLLDVLAKLYSRTLERFTLSSASLLVSVSSSVRDYLLHRGFFSEVIFPTVDEEPVRLAHSSSDNVCANKEKAILFVGELSSFHSFKNFDLLLDAFSFLSHKHPEWELWIVGGGNLLEHYIRLSRGRGLDRRVKFFGRIDSLEKLAEIYRKASVIVLPSSFESFGMAVLEGALFGDVPVVSDVVARNFRGHPLGTSKSLYVIRQKTELPSMLNELLSSPKALKKGCLSLRQVKKAKKGFVRMGFAGLLSRADLLEKF; from the coding sequence ATGCGCGTCCTCATGCTCGCCCCCTATTTTCCTCCGGAGGGGGGAGGACTTGAGAGGTACGCCCTTTCCATGGCGAGGGAGCTGGGTGGTGAGCATGAGGTTCGCGTTCTTGCTATGAGCCGGAAGCGTTCCGGTGTTGAAACTCTCTCACGGGTGATACAGGTTGAACGTATTAAGGCTGGGTTTGTCCTATCGAATACTCCCCTGAGCGTTCGCTTCCTTCTCAAGGCTCTTTCAATAGCCCGCTCCTGGAGGCCTGAGCTCATAGTGGCCCACACCCCTGTGCCATACGCTGCCGACGTTGCCGCTTTGGTCTCACGCCTCTTTAACATCCCACTGGTGATTGTTTACCACACTGTTGGCCTTGAAAAGGGCTCTCTCCTCGACGTATTAGCTAAGTTGTATTCCAGGACTCTTGAGCGCTTTACCCTCTCCTCGGCGTCTCTCTTGGTCTCCGTCTCTTCCTCCGTCAGGGACTACCTCCTCCACCGCGGGTTTTTCTCAGAGGTAATCTTCCCCACTGTAGATGAGGAACCGGTTAGATTGGCACACTCTTCATCGGATAATGTCTGTGCGAACAAGGAGAAGGCGATCCTCTTCGTGGGGGAGCTTTCATCCTTCCATTCCTTCAAGAACTTTGACCTCCTTCTCGATGCTTTCTCTTTTTTATCTCATAAACATCCTGAATGGGAGCTCTGGATCGTGGGAGGGGGGAACCTCCTGGAACACTACATTAGGCTCTCGCGCGGCAGGGGTTTGGATAGGAGGGTGAAGTTCTTTGGGAGGATTGATTCCCTGGAGAAGCTCGCAGAGATTTATAGAAAGGCTTCCGTTATTGTGCTTCCGTCATCGTTTGAGTCCTTTGGAATGGCTGTTCTTGAGGGGGCCCTGTTTGGGGATGTTCCGGTGGTTTCCGACGTTGTGGCCAGGAACTTCCGCGGACATCCGCTGGGAACGTCTAAATCTCTCTATGTAATACGACAAAAGACGGAACTCCCCTCGATGTTAAACGAGCTCCTCTCGAGCCCGAAAGCTTTAAAAAAAGGATGTTTATCCTTACGGCAGGTCAAAAAAGCCAAAAAAGGCTTTGTTCGCATGGGATTTGCTGGACTCCTTTCACGCGCCGACCTTCTGGAAAAATTTTGA
- a CDS encoding lipopolysaccharide biosynthesis protein yields the protein MGLRDLIRPTANLTGATFVSAAAGFLFWWAAARMYPPEEVGVASSVLSALSLIFALSTMGLNVGTVRFYSKFGKKATGTTVLVITIASFSMTAVYTIMDPGRVLTGKTSLKALLLSMAVLGAVYTTNGIAAVPLRKTDVFFKQSVVYSARVIPLPFLTREGFGGIVGSFGVGLLTGAVYGVIKLKDALKPAFSMEFLREALPISVGNYLLSISSYLPLYFMPSLVLRDLGRDMAAYYYAGFMLISLTTVPINQLSIILLREGSKGKIRRRDMVKAAGVLAVYWAITSAILILAGNTLLSIFGGKYTSAGGMVKLASLGIGPAGFVALLTAELNIAMDSRGVAIASALNCLVFLFSAHPFLLHFGLQGAALSWILSNSAALPVLLLRHPKTF from the coding sequence TTGGGACTGAGGGACCTCATACGCCCCACTGCCAATTTAACCGGGGCAACGTTCGTATCGGCCGCCGCAGGGTTTCTATTCTGGTGGGCGGCGGCCAGGATGTATCCTCCCGAGGAGGTGGGAGTTGCCTCGTCGGTGCTCTCGGCTCTCAGCCTCATCTTCGCACTATCAACGATGGGCCTGAATGTTGGAACAGTGAGGTTCTATTCCAAGTTTGGAAAGAAGGCAACGGGGACGACGGTTCTGGTAATAACCATTGCCTCATTCTCCATGACCGCAGTTTATACCATAATGGACCCTGGAAGGGTTTTAACTGGTAAGACAAGCCTAAAAGCCCTCCTGCTCAGTATGGCGGTTTTGGGAGCAGTGTACACCACGAACGGCATAGCCGCAGTGCCCCTACGAAAGACGGACGTTTTCTTCAAGCAGAGCGTGGTGTACAGCGCCAGGGTCATTCCGCTGCCCTTTTTGACGAGGGAGGGCTTTGGCGGCATAGTTGGATCCTTTGGAGTTGGTTTGCTGACTGGGGCAGTCTATGGAGTGATTAAATTAAAGGATGCCTTAAAGCCAGCATTCAGCATGGAGTTCCTAAGGGAGGCCCTGCCGATATCGGTCGGGAACTACCTCCTGAGCATCTCCTCTTACCTGCCCCTTTACTTCATGCCGAGCCTCGTTCTCAGAGACCTCGGAAGGGATATGGCGGCTTATTACTACGCTGGATTCATGCTCATAAGCTTAACTACCGTCCCGATAAACCAGCTCTCCATTATCCTCCTCCGCGAGGGCAGCAAAGGCAAAATCCGGAGAAGGGACATGGTAAAAGCCGCTGGAGTGCTCGCGGTCTACTGGGCTATCACCTCAGCGATTCTGATACTGGCTGGCAACACGCTTCTATCCATCTTTGGAGGTAAATACACCTCAGCTGGTGGCATGGTCAAGCTTGCATCCCTCGGAATAGGGCCTGCAGGATTCGTGGCACTTCTAACGGCGGAGTTAAACATAGCGATGGACTCAAGGGGTGTTGCCATTGCAAGCGCCTTGAACTGTCTTGTTTTTCTCTTCTCAGCCCATCCCTTCCTCTTGCACTTTGGCCTCCAGGGAGCGGCGCTCTCGTGGA
- a CDS encoding STT3 domain-containing protein has protein sequence MTRKGRKRVRTEEKKGSRESTDEQNGNTRALLMIFKKNAAWVIALIAFIIRLIPYRLKYPIGYDPYFHLAYLEYVSSHGWVNYFTYALGPRGILMDHFHPKGMWATPYIVYRILKPFGTSVYGAFKLTPPIFGALTVVAVYYGVKRLYGWKAAAWTSLFLTLSFGHIFRSMSNYYRGDNYALFWYSVVFLLFAYALKSEREKKKKLEFYLLAGTAAGLSSMFWSAYYIVLALPLLTALFVAAYSLIGENRTYDAAMMALSTGLGAILASLLGRIAGFGMLWSENWQGEQVIKLTGIPPGPLNDAYLALHLLLLLPGTLLIILAVRWAVRLPQEKRRVIAWGLGVLTALALIVTIWRYGSILNTLSVGLSPSGTSTATAEMNRPGWEDLKTAYYTLLFLAPLYTLAFRKRRVENAVSLSVVLPLTAMIFYWNRFLFIGSLGIAMAAGIGASETLEFLKNERKTAALVVIGLLTIGLAYQSINTTSHLSPIANDHWEKALTYLRDHSYDNDVVMTWWDHGDWVTYFAHRAPVAQGTPSELTAKFYLGEVPKETLLDYGVDYVTVSYDTMLKWDSLLSTAGYHGSGYVLIIMAPVQASGRTIVFSWGGYSAVVEVNNKNATWNVLVRAGGVSFVPEETWVEKGNETFMVNTYGKKAGNAYLYVNLNYGYAVLMDEKTFSTTFARLMFTNEYPKDYRLVYSDGGMVKIFRLIHPNVEVTWGDSGPILHIINATGDKLVIYGYSDSGKIVFQKTYNVTGITEFKLPQEVKGEVIRYTYMKGDLVLDRGVFRRAGGWD, from the coding sequence ATGACGAGGAAAGGGCGGAAAAGGGTCAGGACAGAAGAAAAGAAAGGGAGCAGAGAAAGCACCGATGAGCAGAACGGAAATACACGAGCTCTTTTAATGATCTTTAAGAAGAACGCCGCCTGGGTAATAGCACTAATAGCGTTTATCATAAGGTTGATACCCTACCGCCTGAAATATCCCATAGGCTATGACCCCTACTTTCATCTGGCCTATCTGGAGTACGTAAGCTCCCACGGCTGGGTGAACTACTTTACCTACGCCCTCGGGCCAAGGGGAATCCTCATGGATCACTTTCATCCAAAGGGAATGTGGGCCACCCCGTACATTGTTTATCGCATTCTAAAACCGTTTGGAACCTCGGTTTACGGGGCCTTCAAGCTCACCCCACCAATTTTTGGGGCCCTTACCGTGGTCGCGGTTTACTATGGAGTTAAGAGACTCTACGGCTGGAAAGCCGCAGCCTGGACCTCCCTCTTTCTTACCCTATCATTCGGACATATCTTCCGCTCCATGTCCAACTACTACCGCGGCGATAACTACGCCCTCTTCTGGTACTCGGTAGTGTTCCTCCTCTTTGCATACGCGCTGAAATCTGAAAGGGAAAAGAAAAAGAAGCTGGAGTTTTATCTCCTTGCCGGAACGGCCGCGGGGTTGTCCTCCATGTTCTGGAGCGCGTACTACATCGTGCTCGCCCTTCCTCTCCTAACGGCACTCTTCGTCGCCGCCTATTCATTAATAGGGGAGAACAGAACCTACGACGCAGCGATGATGGCACTCTCTACAGGACTGGGAGCCATTCTGGCGTCTCTTCTCGGAAGGATAGCGGGGTTCGGAATGCTCTGGAGTGAGAACTGGCAGGGAGAACAGGTCATAAAGCTGACGGGAATACCCCCCGGCCCACTGAATGATGCGTACCTGGCGCTTCATCTCCTACTTCTCCTCCCAGGAACCTTGCTGATAATCCTGGCGGTTCGCTGGGCGGTTAGACTTCCACAGGAGAAGAGGAGGGTAATAGCCTGGGGCCTTGGAGTGCTCACAGCCCTGGCCTTAATAGTGACTATATGGAGGTACGGTTCAATTTTAAATACCCTCTCCGTTGGCCTCTCTCCCTCTGGAACGTCGACGGCAACCGCAGAGATGAACAGGCCCGGCTGGGAGGATCTTAAGACTGCATACTACACACTGCTATTCCTGGCTCCGCTTTACACCCTGGCATTCAGGAAAAGAAGGGTTGAGAACGCTGTCAGTTTGAGTGTTGTCCTGCCGCTTACGGCAATGATATTCTACTGGAACAGGTTCCTTTTCATCGGATCCCTCGGGATTGCCATGGCCGCTGGAATAGGAGCGTCCGAAACCCTCGAATTTCTTAAGAACGAAAGAAAAACTGCCGCACTGGTCGTTATAGGACTTCTCACAATAGGACTAGCATATCAGAGCATCAATACAACCTCCCACTTAAGCCCCATAGCGAACGACCACTGGGAGAAGGCGCTGACCTACTTAAGGGATCATTCGTACGACAATGACGTCGTGATGACGTGGTGGGACCATGGAGACTGGGTCACCTATTTCGCCCACAGAGCTCCTGTCGCACAGGGAACGCCAAGTGAGCTAACCGCAAAGTTCTACCTTGGGGAGGTGCCCAAGGAAACCCTCCTCGACTACGGGGTGGACTATGTAACTGTCTCGTACGATACCATGCTTAAATGGGACTCCCTGCTGTCAACGGCGGGGTATCATGGAAGTGGCTACGTCCTCATAATAATGGCACCGGTTCAGGCATCTGGACGGACAATCGTGTTCTCCTGGGGTGGGTACAGTGCGGTAGTTGAGGTAAACAATAAGAATGCGACCTGGAACGTCCTCGTACGCGCCGGCGGGGTTAGCTTTGTGCCGGAAGAGACATGGGTGGAAAAGGGAAACGAGACGTTCATGGTGAACACGTACGGGAAGAAAGCCGGGAATGCCTACCTCTACGTCAACCTGAACTACGGCTACGCCGTGCTGATGGACGAGAAGACATTCTCCACGACATTCGCAAGGCTCATGTTCACGAACGAATATCCCAAGGATTACAGGTTGGTATACTCCGACGGAGGAATGGTAAAAATCTTCCGTCTGATTCACCCCAACGTGGAGGTTACATGGGGGGATAGCGGGCCGATCCTGCATATCATAAATGCAACTGGGGACAAGCTGGTGATTTACGGATATTCCGACTCAGGAAAGATTGTTTTCCAGAAAACCTACAACGTAACTGGAATAACCGAGTTTAAGCTACCACAGGAAGTCAAGGGGGAAGTCATAAGGTACACGTACATGAAAGGGGATCTCGTTCTCGACAGGGGCGTCTTCAGGAGGGCAGGCGGTTGGGACTGA
- a CDS encoding glycosyltransferase, which produces MDVSVVLPTMNEERAIRVVLPRIDEVLNRTGLEYEIIVVDKSSDRTPEIARELGAVVVRQEGKGYGDAYLTGFRHAKGKYVLMMDLDGSYDPEDIPALLQPLLRGEADMVMGSRLKGEIDRGAMPWLHRRIGNPFLTRVLNLFFHVGVSDAHCGMRAIRRDALKRLPLRCRGMEFASEMVIEAAKHGLRIVEVPIHYHRRIGESKLSSFRDGWRHLRFMLLYSPTHLFLLPGSIIALLGLFVLLYTYFFQPIRLHTMILGALMLITGSQVIGFGISAKVYAVKEGFQKPDRTTEFFMRYSILEEGLVVGGLLLLLGIILGIRLFLQWRSAGYGALYHIQEAILILTLVTLGLQLVFFSFFISIYMVKEG; this is translated from the coding sequence GTGGATGTCTCGGTAGTGCTGCCAACTATGAACGAGGAAAGGGCCATTCGAGTTGTTCTACCCAGGATAGATGAAGTTTTGAATAGAACGGGGCTGGAATACGAGATAATAGTCGTGGATAAGAGCAGTGATAGAACCCCCGAGATAGCGAGGGAGCTTGGGGCCGTCGTCGTGAGACAGGAAGGAAAGGGCTACGGCGATGCATATCTAACTGGCTTCAGGCACGCCAAGGGAAAATACGTTCTCATGATGGACCTGGACGGGAGCTACGACCCTGAGGACATCCCTGCCCTATTACAGCCCCTCCTCCGCGGCGAGGCCGATATGGTCATGGGCTCACGCCTTAAGGGGGAGATTGACCGGGGGGCCATGCCCTGGCTTCACAGGAGGATTGGGAACCCCTTCCTGACCCGCGTTCTTAACCTCTTCTTCCACGTTGGGGTCTCGGATGCCCACTGCGGTATGCGGGCCATCAGGAGGGATGCATTGAAGAGGCTTCCCTTAAGGTGTAGGGGGATGGAGTTCGCGAGTGAGATGGTGATAGAGGCCGCCAAACATGGCCTCAGGATAGTTGAGGTGCCCATTCACTATCACAGGAGGATTGGAGAGTCCAAGCTCAGCTCCTTCCGGGACGGATGGAGGCACCTCCGCTTCATGCTCCTCTATTCACCCACTCACCTTTTCCTTCTTCCAGGTTCTATTATCGCCCTGCTGGGCCTTTTCGTGCTTTTGTACACCTACTTCTTCCAGCCCATAAGGTTGCACACGATGATACTGGGGGCCCTGATGCTGATAACCGGCTCCCAGGTTATAGGGTTTGGAATCTCCGCCAAGGTATACGCCGTTAAGGAGGGGTTCCAGAAACCTGACAGGACGACGGAGTTCTTCATGCGCTATTCCATCCTGGAGGAGGGCCTGGTGGTAGGGGGCCTCCTCTTGCTTCTGGGCATAATACTGGGTATCAGACTCTTTCTCCAGTGGAGGAGCGCAGGCTACGGGGCCCTGTACCATATACAGGAGGCAATCCTGATACTTACCCTGGTTACACTTGGCCTTCAGCTCGTCTTCTTTTCCTTCTTCATTAGTATATATATGGTGAAGGAGGGTTAG